In Bactrocera neohumeralis isolate Rockhampton chromosome 5, APGP_CSIRO_Bneo_wtdbg2-racon-allhic-juicebox.fasta_v2, whole genome shotgun sequence, the genomic window tttaaacaagatCTAATCTCAAATAAATTATAGTCTGCGACAAAAATATCAGAATGTAACAAGTTTCAATCAAACCTGTTATTTCAAATCAGTCTAAATGTTCTTAGTTTATAACACCGATACAATAGAATCGATAGATTCCATAGTACAAGTATTACCGAAACTTCTATTTATGGTCTGATTAACACACATTTGACATTTTCAACATCTCGGTATGACAATTGTTACTTGGGAATTCAACTCGActtgtcatatatgtatatataattatatcttTCATCTATCTagattctttttcttctttcttctttactggagtAGAcaccaagttaacaacagcgcgccaatcctttttttttcactattcggcgccaattcgagattccaagtgcagccaggtctttCTTCACATGATCTCACCAAcgaagtgaaggtcttcctcttcatctgcttccacCGGCAGGTACTGAACCGAAATCCTGCAAAACTGAaatgttctcttccatccggacaacatgacctagttagcgcagccgctgtctgaatcgctgaactatgtcaatatcgccgtatatctcgtacagctcatcgttccatcgacatgcgatatttgccgtctATACTGCGCAAAGGAACAAACATTTTCCGCACACTCGAACACTCCATTCCTccgcaccatataacaggacgggaacaATGAGGGACTTgaagagtttggtctttgttcgtcgagggaggactttacttctcaattgcacTCGTCCATGCCTCCGGACCAAATAGCAGGACTGGActaatgagggacttatagagtttggtctttgtttgtagAGAAAGAACTATACTTTTCAATTGcatactcagtccaaagtagcacctgttggcaagagttattctgtgttggctTTCAaggttgatattgttgttggtgttgatgctggttgtAAGATAGACgaaaagttatgactgtcatgATGTCGtgaatgcgatgactgtttgatgacagcagatattcCATCCTGTCCTCAAGACAAAAACATAATGGAAGCTTAAGGTAGGCTAATTCAGTAATGGAATCGACTGATTTTGAAGCCACTGAATCACAGACCTTGACTTATGGCAGGGCGCATTGTCCTGTTAAAAAACTGCAGAGGTATATACAGATAACGGTAAGTCTTCCAAAAAGGGTACGAGATGGTTTTCAAGCAAGTTTTGGTATGCTGCAGAATCTAGCTAGCTTTATGTGCACTATAGGACCAACACCATGCTTCGTAAAGCAACCCCATACCGTAACATTTCGCCGGCCGAACTTAACCGTGTTCCTTGTATACTTTGGGTCCAATTCTTTATTTGGGGGGCATGGCACATAAGTTCTTCCATCAGACCCTTGTAAGTTATCTAAATTCAACTTACGCTTCGAACTACAGAATTCCGAATAAGAAAGAGGAGAAGCCATATGCATCTTTACAAATTCCAATCGCGCCTTTCGATTATTGTgtctaatttttagtttttttaaactatggCATCACCGAAGCTTCTTTACCAAAAGTCGCTGTCTAACAGTCCTACTGACAATGTTTTCGCCATATTCCTCGTTTTCGTATTTGTGAGGAATTTGAGGGAATTTTCTCTTCTTGTGTCTTTTTGCGTCTAGATctctttttatttgcaaattttttattcttacgaTTATTTTTGAGAGCGTTTTTTCCGGGAGTTTTTAAGGCAACGGGCAATTTCGCTAACATTTGTCCCGTTCCTAAAATACTGTTATCTTCAATTTTCAAGCAATACTATTGGAATATGTATGGGTGTGCCACCTGTGTAGAAGAttggaccttctctatttagctctgcagctcgtattattttctccagcaaatAGATTGAGAAATCACACGATAGAGAGTCTCCTTGTTctaaacctcgcttggtatcgaactgctcggagaggtccttcccgattctgacggagcttttggcgttgctcaacgtcagcttgcacagccgtattagttttgcgtaataccaagttcagacatagcggcatagagacagttccatttcgtgctgtcgaaggcagCTTTAAATTCGACggagaggtgatgtgtgtcgatttccctttcacgggtcttttccaagacttggcgcatggtgataATCTGGTCGATAGCAGATTTTCTAGGTCTTAGCCACACtggtaaggtccaatcagtttgttgacggtgggcttctgTCTTTCACACTCTACGCTCGGTAAGACCTTATAAAGAGGATTATggcacggtaattggcgcagactgTGGGTTTCCcccttttgtggattgggcagagcacacttaggtTTCAATaatcgggcatgctttcatcgAACTATATCTtgcaaagaagctaatgcaATCATATTGTCACTTCTTCGATGCcgtttttgaatagctcggccggtaatccattgGCCCCATTTTTGGTATCCTTCAggcgagtaattgctattcgaacctcgTCATTGCCGGGCAATTGAACAtctattccatcgtcatcgattgggggattgggttcgccatctccagatATTACACATATTCTCTCAGCATTGGGTCTATGCTCCGGTGCTCCGGTCCTTCTGTTAGTCGTCCCAAACCGATTGTGTTGTGGTCAATCGCAACATTTCGAGATAGGCTGTCCGCTGGATTAGTAGAAACTTAATTGAACAAATCTAGGCCTAGTTTGAAGGAAAATACCCATCAAAGCATCGCACTcgaacaataataacaataatgaaTAGCAAAATAGTATATTTCTAAAGCAGTGTGCTTGAGTTATACTGTCAAGAAATTGACACCATGACTTGATCGAATTAGTGGTCTCATCAACtgcaatataaatatactactgtgatcaaattgaaaggtgaattttgtccattgcatctcctcaaagtaatcccctcccgctgcaatacacttatgccagcgAGTTTTCCAGTCACCATAGCActtgatggccatcagagccttcttcgattcagcttttaagTACTtctactatttttttcttttgttcttGTGTTCTTTTTATCAATGACGCTTACATTTTGTAAAACAATCaagttttgaaatattagtGATAATAAGACACATCCACTTTGTAATGGGAAATATTACCAAGTGGTGTGGCCTTCCGAAAGTTCTTTAATATGTTCTTGCGTATTTCCTGTTCAgctaaaaataatctaaaattaATCGACAGCCTTTGTATAGCGCacataattagttttaaattcccATTTGTAAGGTATTACTAGAGTTACGGTATTTAACAGAGCTTTCAACCTAATTAACCCCAGTTGTCACGCCTTTTCACGTAATTCTAACGGTAGCAATTAGCCACAAACTTCAATGACTTCACACGGTTTCGTAATTTCAAAGTCCATTCAGGTGTAGACAGTTGTGGAAGAATATCTTAAGCAGCGTAATAAAAAGTAATCCAAAAATGAACAGCAGTTCGATTGGTGGCAAGAAAAAGcttcacaaaaacaataaatgcaaAGGGATTCTTCAAATCATTGCCGATTACGTAACACAATTTTTAGGCCAAACAACACTGCAAGGACTCATTTATGTTGGCAATTCGCAGCTGCGCATCTGggaaaggtaaataaaaatgtgtttgtaTCACAAAATCTTCTAAGAAATGCCAACAACCAAAAATAGGGCTTACTTTCTCATCTGGTTTGTGACTGTTATAACTGTGGCCATAAGCTTTGCGAGGAACGTGTACACGCGTTGGGAAACTACACCGATTATTATAGGTTTGGAGGCGCATACTACTCAAATACGCACCACCCCTTTTCCAGCGATCACTATCTGTAACATGAACCAAGCGCTGCGCAGCCAAACTGAAAACTTTTCGCGGTAATTgccattaaatattataatgttcAACGCAGAAACAgtctctctctttctctatAGTCATTCGTTGGGCTACGCGATGACTCAAAAGATATGCTTTCAAAACGTGGATTATAGTCAGTTCGATGACTTAAAACCCGCCTCAAAGGACGACACGTTTACGAATTTTATCTGGCGCGTGGTGAAAACAAAGACAACTTGTATTGAATTGTAGTATTAGTGGTTCTTTCTCTCCGCAGAATGGTCAAACGTGTGACAAAATGATTGTCTATTGCCGCTTTGGCAACAAGGAGGACCGCTGTACTGATTTCTACCGAGAGGTACTTATGGATGAAGGAATTTGCTGTGCCTTCAATATCTTACATCCATCCTATTTATACAAGGGAAAGTGGGTTATGCCCTACTTAGTGGTACCAAAAGCTCTAAATTcattaaaagtatttgtttattCTTCAGATATATATTTGTGCGTGATTTTACTTCTTCTATTGGCACCATACCTGTAGACTGGAATTTGGAGACTGGTTATGCTGATAAGCTGCCGCTTTACTATTATCCTCGTACGGCCGTcggtaataaatattttatctccCAATGATGCAAACTTAGAGAAATTGCGAAATAATAACATGTTCTTATTTCAGGCGCAGGTGTTACGTTGGGGTTTACTTTCGTACTCAATGCTAACCTTAGCGAATATCTTTGCTCGTCAACGTTTAGTACCGGGTTGAAGGTAAGTTTACGagttgcaaatatgtataagtatcaGTTTTAGGTCAAAATGTCTTAGAACATTTGACAGTCCCCTATTACGTATCTCTATTCTTAGTAATATGATCGTAAATTCAACATTTATAATATCTATGAATCCCATATTATTGGGGGATAAGATGTTTCCTTTTCAGCCGTTCGTCAATTTAAAATTCCCATACTCCAAATTAACTGACGTCGAACGTATTTCCCATATTTAGACGTAGAATCTCAATTCAATTTAAGTTCTTACTCCAAGAGAGCTAGAATTTTCACTCCTTATGTTCATGTAATCttatttcgcttttattttaaaCTCTCTTATTGCCTTCGAAGTTCAGATCGTAATAGTTGTGACATTATGATAATCGTATCTGATTCGCCATTtctctgttttctttttttgagcTCTGCTCTCgtttcaaacaacaacaaacaaacattagTTAATTTCGATAAATATAGAAGAGTATTTGTTTAACTCAGTCCGCATAGTTGACCTATGACAATTGAATCTTTAGAAGGGCGAATTGCAAACATCTACAGACCCGTTTTTAGTTCAATATAAAACTATGCGAGCAAAATTACGCTCTCCAAATGGGGCTTAACTTGGACGCAGCCTGATTTTTTCAACCAGAGACAATCATTGAGGTTATTTTACAGTGTTTATAGATCATATATTATAAAGATTTCATTACTCTAAACACCAGGTGATCACTCACAATCCAATCGACACACCGCACGTTAAAGAGACCGGGTTATCCGTCCAACCAGGTTATCAACATCGCTTTCGATTGAATATCGACAGTTCAAAAGCGCTGCCTTCGACACGTAGTATAACGCCAAAACGTCGCCAATGTCTCTTCAATAACGAACTGGAATTGTTATATTTCCGTTACTACACACGACGCAATTGCGAAATGGAATGTGATTCCAAATATTATCTACGTCGCTGTCAGTGCATTCCATATCACATGCCACTCATCTACCCGAACGCCAGTGTCTGCAATGTGAAAGATTTTAATTGTGAAGCCAAAGCCGAGGCGGAGGTCAACGATGAGCAACATGTGGCTTGTAAGCGTGAGTGCTTACCGGGTTGTTTCAATTTGGAATACTTTCCTACTGTCTACCGGACACCGCTGGCGAACACGTCGTTTGTTTTTAGAGATGAGttctttacaaatttcacaaaGCAAGAAATACATGAAAACATCGTTTTGGTGCAAATTTACTTCGCCGATGATTTGTTTAGATCCAAAGTTAGATCACCGTATACCAGCTTTACGGATTACCTCTGTAAGTTGCTCgaaattaatgttaaataattGGGAATTCACTTCTTTGTTCACTAATTAGCACAAACTGGTGGCATTATGAGCTTGATGATTGGTTTCGGGGTTATATCAGTACCTGAgttcttctacttcttctttattCGTCCAATTTTCGATTTGATATTGAGGCGACTCCCATGTGTTGTGCGTCGAGTGACTGCAAGGAGATTTCAAAAAGGTGCAAATGCAAATGGACTTCTTTTGGGTAAAAAGGTATGAACATATAAAATGTGGATCTCTATTCTGCGTGTGTGATTTTTATTATCTGCAGCATCCATTTTTTGCGAGAAAACCATTAGCCACGTGTCGTCGGCCATTGAAGCCTTTTAATGGTTATA contains:
- the LOC126759998 gene encoding pickpocket protein 28; protein product: MNSSSIGGKKKLHKNNKCKGILQIIADYVTQFLGQTTLQGLIYVGNSQLRIWERAYFLIWFVTVITVAISFARNVYTRWETTPIIIGLEAHTTQIRTTPFPAITICNMNQALRSQTENFSRHSLGYAMTQKICFQNVDYSQFDDLKPASKDDTFTNFIWRNGQTCDKMIVYCRFGNKEDRCTDFYREVLMDEGICCAFNILHPSYLYKGKYIFVRDFTSSIGTIPVDWNLETGYADKLPLYYYPRTAVGAGVTLGFTFVLNANLSEYLCSSTFSTGLKVITHNPIDTPHVKETGLSVQPGYQHRFRLNIDSSKALPSTRSITPKRRQCLFNNELELLYFRYYTRRNCEMECDSKYYLRRCQCIPYHMPLIYPNASVCNVKDFNCEAKAEAEVNDEQHVACKRECLPGCFNLEYFPTVYRTPLANTSFVFRDEFFTNFTKQEIHENIVLVQIYFADDLFRSKVRSPYTSFTDYLSQTGGIMSLMIGFGVISVPEFFYFFFIRPIFDLILRRLPCVVRRVTARRFQKGANANGLLLGKKHPFFARKPLATCRRPLKPFNGYNSQILCNGLMKKMSLRNDQVLNIVMEKEGLFPYTE